One window of Pleurodeles waltl isolate 20211129_DDA chromosome 3_1, aPleWal1.hap1.20221129, whole genome shotgun sequence genomic DNA carries:
- the LOC138283530 gene encoding zinc finger BED domain-containing protein 5-like has product MDRFLLQKDGRAFKRKAETDGEKRPGKIRSYDTSYLNFGFTCITINGEIRPQCVVCGMTLANKSLKPNKLKRHLETAHGLLVGKNTDFFARKLEDIIHQKDTVKNLVSTPTNALKASYQVAYHIAKNKKPFTDGEKVILPAILDMARTMLGEKAAEKFKMVPISDTTVCRRISDMSEDIHRQLIARLKSSLFALQLDEATDLSKESHLIAYVRYCHKTVILEDFLFCKPIKGHATSAALFDILNDFLCSNDLNWESCVGICTDGAPSMCGARAGLKAKVLKVAPHILWTHCMIHREALAVRNMDRELGEVLNSAVKIVNFIKAHPTRARLFAIVCAEMGAEHDGLLFHTEVRWLSRGKVLNRIFELRNKVRQFLLDVAPYKAEQLCNPCWLVLLAYLADIFDKINSLNLSLQGAESTSFTMYKKTSAFKKKLELWRRLIQDGLLEAFPCLAEALEDTGYELESAAEVIINHLTSLRDSLEKYFPEETDHVNDWVFQPFLVGAGTRLPVHLQEDLIEVQSDRILQMQFNKISLGEFWLAISEEHSGLSKIAVKVLLPFSSSYLCEIGFSSLAVLKTKYRSRLEMEHNLRMAVARIHPQIDRLSGEKQPHPSH; this is encoded by the coding sequence ATGGATCGTTTCCTGCTGCAAAAAGATGGTAGGGCATTCAAACGAAAGGCTGAAACAGACGGTGAGAAAAGACCTGGAAAAATTAGGTCATATGATACCTCCTACCTGAATTTTGGATTCACCTGCATCACCATAAATGGCGAAATCAGgccacagtgtgtggtttgtggcaTGACCTTGGCTAACAAAAGTCTGAAACCAAACAAATTAAAGCGTCACTTGGAAACTgcacatgggttactggtaggaaaaaatacagatttttttgccagaaagctggaagacatcatccaccaaaaagacactgtgaAAAATCTGGTTTCCACGCCAACAAATGCCTTGAAAGCATCTTACCAAGTGGCATaccacattgccaaaaacaaaaagccttTTACAGATGGGGAAAAAGTGATTCTTCCAGCAATTCTTGACATGGCCAGGACAATGCTTGGTGAAAAAGCAGCGGAGAAGTTTAAAATGGTACCCATCTCAGACACAACAGTTTGCCGTCGCATCTCTGACATGTCAGAGGACATCCACAGACAACTCATAGCACGCTTAAAATCCAGTTTGTTTGCTTTGCAATTGGATGAAGCAACTGACTTATCCAAGGAATCTCATTTAATTGCTTATGTCCGATACTGCCACAAAACTGTAATATTGGAAGATTTTTTATTCTGTAAACCAATCAAGGGACATGCAACATCAGCAGCCCTGTTTGATATTCTCAATGACTTTCTGTGCTCCAATGACTTAAATTGGGAGAGCTGTGTTGGGATCTGTACCGATGGTGCTCCCTCCATGTGTGGGGCTAGGGCAGGCCTAAAAGCTAAAGTGCTGAAAGTGGCTCCTCATATTCTATGGACCCACTGTATGATACACCGGGAAGCCCTTGCAGTCCGAAACATGGATAGAGAACTTGGGGAAGTGTTGAATTCTgctgtgaaaattgttaatttcataAAGGCACACCCAACTAGAGCTCGTCTGTTTGCAATTGTATGTGCCGAAATGGGAGCCGAACATGATGGTTTGCTTTTCCATACAGAAGTCCGATGGTTATCCAGAGGGAAGGTTCTGAATCGTATTTTTGAATTAAGAAACAAAGTACGACAGTTCCTTCTGGATGTGGCCCCCTACAAAGCAGAACAGCTATGTAATCCCTGTTGGCTTGTGCTTTTAGCATACCTTGCAGACATCTTTGATAAAATAAATTCCTTGAATTTGTCTTTGCAAGGAGCTGAAAGTACGTCTTTCACCATGTACAAAAAAACATCTGCCTTCAAGAAGAAACTGGAGTTGTGGAGAAGACTAATTCAAGATGGCCTGCTTGAGGCATTCCCCTGTTTAGCAGAAGCTCTTGAGGACACAGGATATGAACTTGAAAGTGCTGCTGAGGTCATAATAAATCACTTGACTTCTCTCAGGGACAGTTTAGAAAAGTACTTTCCTGAGGAAACTGATCATGTCAATGACTGGGTCTTTCAACCTTTCCTAGTGGGTGCAGGTACTCGTCTTCCAGTGCACCTTCAGGAAGACCTAATTGAGGTCCAGAGTGACCGTATTCTCCAGATGCAGTTCAACAAAATCTCATTGGGAGAATTTTGGCTGGCAATATCTGAAGAACATTCAGGTTTGTCAAAAATTGCAGTCAAGGTTCTTCTGCCTTTTAGCTCATCATATTTATGTGAGATTGGGTTCTCATCATTGGCAGTATTAAAGACGAAGTACCGTTCAAGACTAGAGATGGAGCACAACCTGAGGATGGCAGTAGCAAGAATACATCCACAAATTGACCGTCTCTCTGGAGAAAAACAGCCACACCCATCACACTAG